Sequence from the Equus caballus isolate H_3958 breed thoroughbred chromosome 6, TB-T2T, whole genome shotgun sequence genome:
AAGTTGCTGTAATAGCGAAGAAGTTGATGATCTGAtagccatctttcttttttctttttcttttttttttttgaggatggttagccctgagctaactactgccaatcctcctctttttgctgaggaagactggccctgagctaacatccatgcccatcttcttctactttatatgtgggatgcctaccacagcagggcttttgccaagcggtgccatgtccgcacccgcgatccgaaccagcaaaccctgggctgccaagaagcgggaCATGAGCACTtacactgcgccactgggccggccctgacaTCTTTCTTAAAATTAGACAATCTTGGAGGTCCCTGGCCATCTTTGCTATGACTTAAGCTGTTAcaatatgaaattaaatatttctcaatgTATATATTAATATGCTTTCACATATGGATGGATCTTgcaagaagagaggaagatgctTGGTGCAGATGTTTTTTAGACCACAAAAAACAGTTCCTTGAATATGAAAAGACTGCGTCATCATAGAGCCTTAGAATTTAAAAGAACCCTAGCAATCAACTGGTTACTACCAAATGCATGAATCACCTTTACAATATCTCCTGTCACAATTTTATATCTGTTTGATATTCTCTGTACgctgttctctgtttctgcttTGGTATTTTTGTGCTTATGTTCTAGGTGCTGTAAATTCCttactttatttttgtctgtttcattctttttccacacttttgttttcccctctctgttaattaaaaataaatatggaatcaaatgaaaggttttttttcaaaattattcttttaaggtAAGACTATTAATAGAGTACCTTTGTTGCCATAGGAGTGGTTAACTTCttagatttgctttaaaattgtagatttatttaaaatattctgaaatagaAATACCAGTTGTGGATCAAAGTGGAAAAAATTTTGTGCTCTGTTCTACTTTTTCAGAAGTAGTTTATATTGgagttgtatttcattttctagaaTCTTCTGGAAGTACTAGAATTATCTCATTAACTCTCAGCTAACTAagcaaggaattttttttcaggAGTTGAAGCTAAATAATTTCAAGGTCTTATAGTAAATtttgtgggtgtgcatgtgttAAGCACATGTACCAATTTGGAGGCCATATAGAGCATGTGGCAAGATAGTCCTTCTAATCTAGATTGTCTAGGGGTAGAGCTTCAGCAGTGTCATTGCCATCTTTAGACTTCCTGAAACAATTATATATGCCTTTAGATACATAAGATGCAGTTTGGAATACTGTTGGGTGATGTATGAAAAAACCTCGCGTGACTTGGCAAGAATGTAAATCTTAGCATATGCCAAACTCATCATATTAGAGACTGGAACCAGAAGAGAAAATCGTTTTCTTTTCTTAGGACTATAAATTATTTTGCCCCTTGTCTGAGGTAGCCCACCCTTAATGATGCTGAAAAATTTTAGACTAGTGGAGAAAAGTACTCAAAGCTTTGATGATTTAGGAATTAAATGTGTAAGACTTTCTTTTTCTGGTAGATAACACAGAGCCTGTAAGATTTATGTTTTAGAGCCATGTTCTAGGAAAGGAGTCTGCTGTTTAAGAATATATTTCAGGTTCACATATGCTGGGCTTCTCCATAGTCAACACATTTCTTGAAGTACTTTTCTTAGACTGAGTTGCCTGGAGAGGGACACCTATAGAGCAATAGGTTGAGCCATAAAAATGGGTCATCCTGAAAAGGAAAAGCTGGGATATGGGCTGTCTTCACTGCACACCCCTCAGCCTAAATTTGTTCACCATTTACGGGAgtagcataaaaataaaatatcaaaagtaaaTAGATAGAATTGTTTGCCATTTACATGGCACCCACATGTACTCATCCTCATAAGAACCCTACGAAAtgtaggtgagaaaactgaggctcagagaaattaaatatcttTCGTAAATTTGGTCAGTAAGCTGGTAAGTAACATAGATTAGATTTATTCCCAGTCTAGcaatgtaaaatgaaataatggaaaagtGAGTAAAAAATTTTGTGCCAGAATTTCACCAAGTCTTTGGGCAAGCTTGGGTACCCATGATCTCAGTTTATGAGATCGTTAAAGTGTAGGTTTCCAGATTGAGGTCCCATGCCTCCAGTTTGCATATGTTCTTTAAGGAGCGTAATCAGGTTCAGGTACCCAAGAGTGATTTCAGgtgttttctcctcctcctccagtaGACCCACCTCTTCTGAGTAGATGCCTGGTAACAGCCATTTAACAAACAGCTCTAGTTCTAAGATCCTAGTACTTTGTGTGCTATCTAAAACTACTGTCCTCCCTACCCTTTCCATCAAGAGAGTTTCCTGATCAAAGCAAAATCATGACTACATTTAGCTAAGCCAGTCTGTAAATGGCAATCTTAACTTAGCTCCAGGTGTGATCATTATTTTATGCACTTGTTTTTAGTCCTCTGTTCCTATCACTGTTCTTCTATGTTATGCCTTATGCTTTTAAGGCCTTGAAGACAAGATTaatgcttgtttgttttgttttatttcattcttggCACAGCTTTGCATACAATTAGAAACTAGATAAATCCTTATGATGACATTTTTTAAGCCtgaaatttattgatttatttaattttatttcattcaaataCCTTAATATTTAACCATAGAGTGCTggattgttttaatttgcagctttataaaatgatttttttcatggagTAATTTTGTACACATAAAGAAAACTGGATAATCTTAGTACATAACGCTTAGTTTAAAGAGATGATTTGATACATGATGAAGTTCTCTTTTATGTAATTCTTGGTACATTTATATCTGCTTCATCATCTTACTCATCATTATATTAGTTAGATGAAAATTGTGCCTTCCTGCTATACATAACTGACTTGTTCTTCAGTTTTGTCACCTTCATTTTCGGTGAGGAGAAGTGTATCTAGTAGAATGAGTGATGAAGACTGAATGGTTGAACTTCGGAGCCTTATTGGGCTCTGGTACATGGCAGGATTAATCCCATTTCGCATTCCATGCTTCATGAAAAACTTAGAGTTCTCTGCCATTGGATTCCGGAAGTAGACGTTACTGGAGcgttttctaagagtttttactGATTTTGTGGCCCTGTAATTGCAGGTGATGTATCGGGAAAATGCATCCCGAAATGTCTTGTTGAAGAGGGTGTAGACCAAAGGATTCACCCCTGAGGAAATATAGCCTATCCATACGAATATCTCCAGGAGCATTTCAAGAGTAGTCTGGTTGCAGGAATCACATAAAACTAAGGttatatttgtaataaaaaaggGGCACCACataagcaaaaaaaggaaaaacacaatcCCTAAGACCTTTGAGGCTCTCTGTTCATTGGAAATGGTCTGCATTGATTTTTTCCCAACTGTGGACATTCTTCGCACTAGTATGTCATCACTTGAATTGGGCAGAGTTTTATCCTTGTGAGAACCATCCAGCATTGCCACTTTTTCAGGTGATGAGCAAGGTGTTTCATCCCTTTGGAAGACTGTGGACACAGTCAGCCACGTTAGGCGTTGAGGTGGTTTGTTTTTGATCAAGTAAGCTTTCTTCTGTAAAGCACGGATAGTGAGAAAGTAGGTGACAATCATGATCGCCAGAGGTGTAAAGAAGGCAGCCAGTGAACCAAAGAGCATGAAATTGCCAAAACGGTCCTTTGTCAGCCCACAAGTGATGTTATTTGGGTTACCCATATCAGTCTCTATCGCTTTAATGGGAACTGGAATGGCAATACCTACGGAAGAGGAAACAAGATAAACAGAGTTAATTTTATGACCTTTGACTCTTAGATTAGGTCTGTCTTAGTGATTTTGTGTGGTTAATGTATTGTAATTCCTGGTACCCACAGTGCAGAATCTGTCAAAGTGCTTAATCAATGGAAGATTTACAAATAGAACCTATCGGTTAGGGATTTCAGATGTTTAATTCAAGCTTCCCTAAAGCTGCAGTATGTCCATGAAATGGTAGGGAATGTCTTCATTTATTCTCCATTTCTCAtaatctgtttttgtttgttgactGATCCCGGGTTAAGGAAAAGGACTTCAAAAGAGAAGCCTCTTTTATCTTAATATCCAATGTAGTTGATCTAAAGAGATTTCAGAGTACGTTCATGCAATATAT
This genomic interval carries:
- the HTR2B gene encoding 5-hydroxytryptamine receptor 2B isoform X2, which translates into the protein MTSLATDHADHRPESDQTTEKQRMAFSYRIYEQSTIPEHILQSSFDHLISSNWSGLQRESIPEEMKQIGEEQGNNPHWAALLILMVIIPTIGGNILVILAVSLEKKLQYATNYFLMSLAVADLLVGLFVMPIALLTIMFGIAIPVPIKAIETDMGNPNNITCGLTKDRFGNFMLFGSLAAFFTPLAIMIVTYFLTIRALQKKAYLIKNKPPQRLTWLTVSTVFQRDETPCSSPEKVAMLDGSHKDKTLPNSSDDILVRRMSTVGKKSMQTISNEQRASKVLGIVFFLFLLMWCPFFITNITLVLCDSCNQTTLEMLLEIFVWIGYISSGVNPLVYTLFNKTFRDAFSRYITCNYRATKSVKTLRKRSSNVYFRNPMAENSKFFMKHGMRNGINPAMYQSPIRLRSSTIQSSSLILLDTLLLTENEGDKTEEQVSYV
- the HTR2B gene encoding 5-hydroxytryptamine receptor 2B isoform X1 — its product is MTSLATDHADHRPESDQTTEKQRMAFSYRIYEQSTIPEHILQSSFDHLISSNWSGLQRESIPEEMKQIGEEQGNNPHWAALLILMVIIPTIGGNILVILAVSLEKKLQYATNYFLMSLAVADLLVGLFVMPIALLTIMFEAMWPLPLVLCPAWLFLDVLFSTASIMHLCAISVDRYIAIKKPIQANQYNSRATAFIKITVVWLISIGIAIPVPIKAIETDMGNPNNITCGLTKDRFGNFMLFGSLAAFFTPLAIMIVTYFLTIRALQKKAYLIKNKPPQRLTWLTVSTVFQRDETPCSSPEKVAMLDGSHKDKTLPNSSDDILVRRMSTVGKKSMQTISNEQRASKVLGIVFFLFLLMWCPFFITNITLVLCDSCNQTTLEMLLEIFVWIGYISSGVNPLVYTLFNKTFRDAFSRYITCNYRATKSVKTLRKRSSNVYFRNPMAENSKFFMKHGMRNGINPAMYQSPIRLRSSTIQSSSLILLDTLLLTENEGDKTEEQVSYV